One window from the genome of Sesamum indicum cultivar Zhongzhi No. 13 linkage group LG15, S_indicum_v1.0, whole genome shotgun sequence encodes:
- the LOC105177684 gene encoding L-ascorbate oxidase homolog, whose amino-acid sequence MGGAGLLSFLAILAFWSVSVARAEDAYKYYTWTVTYGTKWVLGPEDQQIILINGQFPGPTLEAVTNDNIILNVVNKLDEPFLLTWNGIKQRKNSWQDGVLGTNCPIPPNSNYTYKFQTKDQIGSYTYFPSTRMHRAAGGFGALNIYARSVIPVPYAKPAGDFTLLIGDWYHGGHQRLQKILDSGKPLPFPDGFLIHSHDGPTFTGDQGKTYMFRISNIGLSTSFNFRIQGHKLKLVEVEGSHVLQNMYDSLDVHVGQSVTVLVTLDQSVRDYYVVASTRFTDTVYGATAVVHYSNSEIPVSAPAPDGPTTEVEWSIDQARSFRWNLTSNAARPNPQGSFHYGKIKPSRTIVLANSAPIIKRKQRYAVNGVSHINSHTPLKLADYFNISGVFLLNSIPSAPSGSGAKLTKAVMGASLHEFIEVVFQNNEDTLQSWHLDGYDFWVVGFGSGQWTQASRKTYNLVDALTRHTTQVYPKSWTAILVSLDNQGMWNMRSAIWGRQYLGQQFYLRVYNPTQSLANEYNIPSNALLCGKAVGHRHP is encoded by the exons ATGGGAGGAGCAGGTTTGCTGTCTTTTCTTGCAATCTTGGCGTTTTGGAGTGTCTCTGTAGCAAGAGCAGAGGATGCTTACAAGTATTATACGTGGACTGTCACTTATGGAACTAAGTGGGTACTTGGCCCAGAAGATCAGCAG ATCATACTCATCAATGGTCAATTTCCTGGTCCTACTCTTGAGGCTGTGACCAATGATAACATAATCCTCAACGTCGTGAACAAGTTGGATGAGCCTTTCCTTTTGACATG GAATGGGatcaaacaaagaaagaattcTTGGCAAGATGGTGTGTTGGGAACTAATTGTCCAATCCCGCCCAACTCAAATTACACGTACAAATTCCAAACTAAGGATCAAATTGGAAGCTACACATATTTTCCATCGACTAGGATGCACAGAGCTGCTGGAGGTTTTGGAGCCCTTAATATCTATGCTAGATCGGTGATTCCAGTTCCATATGCCAAGCCTGCTGGAGATTTCACCCTACTTATTGGTGATTGGTATCATGGTGGTCACCAG AGATTGCAGAAAATACTGGATTCAGGAAAACCCCTGCCTTTCCCTGATGGATTCCTTATACATAGCCATGATGGACCTACCTTCACTGGTGATCAAG GGAAAACCTACATGTTCAGGATTTCGAATATTGGCTTGTCCACCTCTTTCAACTTCAGAATTCAGGGTCATAAGTTGAAGCTTGTCGAGGTCGAAGGGTCTCATGTCCTTCAGAACATGTACGATTCTCTTGACGTCCATGTGGGTCAATCTGTGACTGTCCTGGTCACCTTGGATCAGTCTGTAAGAGACTATTACGTAGTTGCATCCACAAGGTTCACAGATACAGTCTATGGTGCCACTGCAGTTGTGCACTATAGTAACTCTGAGATTCCCGTTTCTGCGCCTGCCCCAGATGGTCCAACTACTGAAGTAGAATGGTCTATTGATCAAGCTAGATCGTTCAG GTGGAATCTGACCTCGAATGCAGCAAGGCCTAACCCTCAGGGTTCTTTCCACTATGGGAAAATAAAACCATCGAGGACAATCGTGCTGGCTAATTCAGCACCTATCATCAAAAGGAAGCAACGATATGCCGTCAATGGGGTCTCCCACATCAACTCTCACACTCCTTTGAAGCTCGCCGATTACTTCAACATCTCCGGTGTTTTCCTCCTTAACTCCATCCCGAGTGCTCCATCTGGCAGTGGTGCCAAGCTAACAAAGGCTGTGATGGGAGCTTCTCTCCATGAATTCATCGAAGTAGTCTTTCAAAACAATGAGGACACGTTGCAATCGTGGCATCTCGATGGTTATGATTTCTGGGTTGTCGG ATTCGGATCAGGACAGTGGACACAAGCTAGCAGGAAAACGTACAATCTTGTTGATGCCTTGACCAGACACACCACACAG GTATATCCCAAATCTTGGACTGCTATCCTAGTATCATTGGACAACCAGGGTATGTGGAACATGAGGTCTGCAATATGGGGAAGACAATACCTCGGACAGCAATTTT